Proteins found in one Pararge aegeria chromosome 12, ilParAegt1.1, whole genome shotgun sequence genomic segment:
- the LOC120627965 gene encoding uncharacterized protein LOC120627965, producing the protein MDADKNLLHNFSNALRNHNAKRTVSLYKTQNQGSSSGENYKIKDVLSGIAKQLKAIQHADSVKKKPSSRGIPYYVKKSNFLPVQMVPVEEPLKRMQINKFETQCDLDTQLMNIIEDAEAIIDVEKDITQEFETTFCHKDCIDTTEVSELSNVAQATSSSQAIYCGINSQDNLCQSDSDGNNLQQHKHNNMSDNKNAKISENGTTQEFNITFCHKDQKDNIEENIEDNPYIQKKRGSYELLETDNYNIQENNLMETKSVNTQNTQFFEKTYSCCYNANKLSPIEVNTFASKTIEHFEPKTGATIKNTDIFCNFVTDNNFNFNTCDDDNNNYSQNELNKNSKSNVEEPKSPILNKIQVKVNSHKPLPLIFKLESFEKFESVALPIIEKHDYETAKRVINSQILNRELFIHTHAEAVLSDRDKDDQKIIPILNSLPHCNRKSETSHVVCSDNKVTVNEDKMLFTSDEEDVYNNWDELPMTCTFRNSFGSDPETPDKSMFVGFQTASNNSIQISTDSYSKAKNIFENVINIEEGSLVNITDNSNNIAYTSEHDSVHINTVMSNSDDDNITYINGKENTTDVPLLSSNATASDNKCEDLTKYLQIDNHILEEFNKDLISDMNKQHPIAGYIMNMEITSKSLNVYTTEAKVDISPEYNNIGKYRKAHNKQIKVSTPVSQKIKSIFENSVSLTNKRENHRIENLSTLGLLTSASSANTLYPVCHSEPNSLLQGFKTASNKPVEISKKALAKTNKIFQNINNVNKNNEDLEENVYYPVLETVSHAFKGFMTPSNKPIIITDSAFTKSKKIFQDIDKNEDIYDCVFKATAANTLVQSSDAYKSANNTSVKICESALAEAENKLQYIETENNKKINYGVNKTIPISEKQLAKCKDICTIQAIFETNAPNVGCDNIKDKIPVKVADSIIPEPVLREFKTSVNVSKDALDNTKKIFQDIDIKDHEVNNHVRNDFENLLKEKQPYPITDVSQHYICQGFKTAGNIPLAISAGALAKSKKIFQDIDMIESHKESKVINDEFDNISKEKRPYPIANTSQNDICKGFKIGNNIPDEVSKEAVCKMKINFQDEMKHRKEKHPNHGCNDFDNTFRLTHKQPFTIVNTSGNAICQGFKTAGNIPVGISAGALAKSIKIFQDIDEKSKVINDDIDNIFKAQLPYPTAGISQNHKCPGFKTASNKSVKISNQALSKMKRIFQDIEDHSESKVLSDDYENTSRKKQHYNIGNCAEKDLYQGFNTADFEGKQIQEIPKKSEKSVQGIDIVDVEHSNDNVDKLKKHHPYPITNRSGNAICLDLTDNKDSALISALAESKRIFENMDIDCEVNKISREISENKTELPIKSQHSFIGFHTASNKKVKISEEALLKSKQVFQNIDDDLKKELSQKPSKLNPNDKKSSSNFGIQTNQHLTIDSEKSLKNCRIILNDLDKSMNASTDSKWNQDDNISENIVLEDFNTEIIRDFEEVVYTEDFVKNETRKSKRSGSPILSYPKATKRKKFETPIITKKFVAPIISKSIEKMYTNNLYNFDEDYKKIKKYFLKDIIEIDKSENIHNVDPHILNFKFDTLLDFEFTSNRNDINSERWMTDKIKKLFTDSVNKRIIPEGWIENHLKLIIWKLISYEIRFPKAMKNVCSVKNVLEQLKYRYQRELYNVERPALRKILEKDEVSTKRMILVVAGLFVDGVNVLSVTNEMQNIELLLTDGWYTVKASTDRMIDGLVRDGKIRVGTKLAVHGAELLNCEQGIAPWEDTSSVRLKIAGNSTRRAKWDARLGFHGNGAILTRLSAVKPEGGKISHLRTLVTRVYPPLYIEKFPDGSTLTRSERLEHIYQMKYETERQIQMEKLYEELERFSDQESQDSEGQCLEDIAMESGSQISRLMKKSRDREEFRANLTSSQAHLLQQHTLRQKDKLVQALQDKFQELVKKRGFDTPRNVVPLMKVRIADVDTGGVTKAMTTIWKPNETIQEMLTEGAWIDLYNVVPTSVRYSEIQISAGRQSVFRRAKSKENEKLKTLALTLKRQCYTAKDLQNPSLNTDYNEVDTVGLIFLIEPQTEEFEKNNQPFQNLYLTDEDKNIICVNFWGGIKKFGFQNILVVGQIVTCVNLQKRAGNTRKNIPQYRATELSYFTKISKIDSVRKIADDLTAKFCTLDKRKFIDDCVLLKNNYHNIKCGNTENVSPYRLNTSDYNVYKNKVFIESPLVHSTDLNLSGLDFESTFKQTETQDLSPQTLLRKRKVSEKIAKLKMYGEPPPLSTIHITNKSSNTVKAFKSPFSKNEIATSAASSILPRNCGDSNTNSDYSNQHNKEYKDRVTNLPQNRVECKSTNSDALPQNDVNKIDSSPILNRTYVKRTSINPVKLNFSNAIETSIIDPFAEAFDGSPPLSLDVNFVT; encoded by the exons ATGGATGCAGATAAAAATCTTCTTCACAATTTCTCGAACGCTCTTAGAAACCACAATGCGAAAAGAACAGTTTCACTGTATAAAACTCAAAATCAAGGTAGTAGTAGTGgagaaaattacaaaattaaagatGTGTTATCAGGGATTGCAAAACAATTAAAAGCTATACAGCATGCCGATAGCGTGAAGAAAAAACCAAGTTCGAGGGGTATTCCATATTACGTCAAGAAGTCCAATTTTCTACCTGTTCAAATGGTTCCTGTGGAGGAA CCATTAAAACGAatgcaaataaacaaatttgaaaCACAATGTGATTTGGACacacaactgatgaatataattgaAGATGCTGAGGCAATTATAGATGTGGAAAAGGATATAACACAAGAATTTGAAACTACTTTCTGTCATAAAGATTGTATTGATACAACTGAAGTTAGTGAACTCAGCAATGTAGCTCAGGCAACTAGTTCATCACAGGCAATTTATTGTGGAATTAACAGTCAAGATAATTTATGCCAGTCAGACAGTGATGGGAATAATCTCCAGcaacataaacataataatatgtctgataataaaaatgcaaaaatatctGAGAATGGTACCACacaagaatttaatataactttttgtCATAAAGACCAAAAAGAcaatattgaagaaaatattgaaGACAATccttatattcaaaaaaaacgtGGTTCTTATGAATTATTAGAAACAGATAATTACAATATCCAAGAAAACAATCTTATGGAAACTAAAAGTGTAAATACACAGAATAcacaattttttgaaaaaacttATTCTTGCTGTTATAATGCAAATAAACTTTCCCCAATAGAAGTAAACACTTTTGCTAGTAAAACTATTGAACATTTTGAACCCAAGACAGGTgcaacaattaaaaatacagaTATCTTTTGTAATTTCGTTACTGacaataactttaattttaatacctgTGACGACGACAATAACAACTACAGCCAAAATGaacttaataaaaattctaaatctaATGTGGAAGAACCGAAAAGTCCAATTCTAAATAAAATCCAAGTTAAAGTAAATTCACACAAACCATTACCtcttatatttaaattagaatCATTTGAGAAATTTGAAAGTGTAGCATTGCCTATTATAGAGAAGCATGATTATGAAACTGCAAAGAGggttataaattctcaaattttaaATAGAGAGTTATTCATTCATACACATGCAGAAGCTGTATTGAGCGATAGAGACAAAGATGATCAGAAGATAATTCCAATTCTTAACTCCTTACCGCATTGTAACAGAAAGTCTGAAACTAGTCACGTAGTGTGTTCagataataaagtaacagtTAATGAAGATAAGATGCTTTTCACCAGTGATGAAGAAGATGTTTATAACAATTGGGATGAATTACCAATGACATGTACTTTCCGAAATTCATTTGGTAGTGACCCAGAAACTCCAGATAAATCAATGTTTGTTGGATTtcaaacagctagtaataattcTATACAAATTTCAACAGATTCATATAGcaaagcaaaaaatatttttgaaaatgttattaatattgaaGAAGGGAGCCTTGTTAATATTACAGATAATAGCAATAATATTGCTTATACTAGCGAACACGATAGTgttcatatcaatactgtaatGAGTAacagtgatgatgataatataacatatataaatg GAAAAGAAAATACAACAGATGTTCCTCTACTTTCAAGCAATGCTACAGCCAGTGATAATAAATGTGaagatttaacaaaatatttacaaattgaTAACCATATTTTAGAAGAGTTTAATAAAGACTTAATATCTGATATGAACAAACAACACCCAATAGCAggttatattatgaatatgGAAATAACATCAAAATCCTTAAATGTTTATACTACAGAAGCGAAGGTAGATATTAGTCCAGAATATAATAACATAGGAAAATATAGGAAAGCTCATAACAAACAGATAAAGGTTTCCACACCTGtttcacaaaaaattaaatctatttttgaaAATAGTGTATCTCTGACCAATAAAAGGGAAAATCATAGAATAGAAAACCTAAGTACTTTGGGTCTTTTAACATCTGCGAGTTCGGCAAATACCCTATATCCGGTTTGTCATTCTGAACCAAATTCTTTGCTACAAGGTTTTAAAACTGCAAGTAATAAACCTGTTGAAATATCGAAAAAAGCATTAGcaaaaacgaataaaatttttcaaaatattaataatgttaataaaaataatgaagattTAGAAGAAAATGTTTATTACCCTGTCCTTGAAACAGTATCTCATGCATTTAAAGGATTTATGACTCCTAGTAATAAACCTATAATAATTACTGATAGTGCATtcactaaaagtaaaaaaatatttcaagatattgataaaaatgaaGATATATATGACTGCGTCTTTAAAGCAACTGCTGCCAATACACTTGTACAGTCAAGTGATGCATACAAATCTGCAAATAATACAAGTGTAAAAATATGTGAAAGTGCATTAGCTGAAgcagaaaataaattacaatatattgaaactgaaaataataaaaagataaactaTGGTGTAAATAAAACTATTCCAATATCTGAAAAACAATTAGCTAAGTGTAAAGACATATGCACCATACAAGCTATTTTTGAAACCAATGCGCCGAATGTTGGGTGtgataatataaaagataaaatccCTGTCAAGGTCGCTGACAGCATTATACCGGAACCTGTGTTGCGAGAGTTTAAAACATCGGTTAATGTATCTAAGGATGCATTAGACAATACGAAAAAAATCTTTCaagatattgatattaaagACCACGAAGTAAATAATCATGTACGTAATGATTtcgaaaatttattaaaagaaaagcaACCTTATCCCATCACTGATGTATCTCAGCATTATATCTGTCAAGGATTCAAAACTGCAGGCAACATACCGCTAGCGATTTCTGCAGGGGCCCTCGCGAAATCAAAAAAGATCTTTCAAGATATTGATATGATTGAAAGTCACAAAGAAAGTAAAGTTATAAATGATgaatttgataatatatcaaaagAAAAGCGACCTTACCCTATCGCTAATACATCTCAAAATGATATCTGTAAAGGATttaaaataggaaataatatACCGGATGAAGTATCTAAGGAAGCAGTgtgcaaaatgaaaataaactttcaagATGAAATGAAACACCGCAAGGAAAAACACCCAAACCATGGATGCAATGATTTCGACAACACATTTCGATTAACACATAAGCAACCTTTCACAATCGTTAATACATCTGGAAATGCTATATGCCAGGGATTTAAAACAGCGGGAAATATTCCAGTAGGGATTTCCGCAGGTGCTCTTGCGAAATCAATAAAGATCTTTCAGGATATTGatgaaaaaagtaaagtaataaatgatgATATTGACAATATATTTAAAGCACAGCTACCCTATCCCACCGCAGGAATATCTCAAAATCATAAATGTCCGGGATTTAAAACAGCAAGCaataaatcggttaaaatatCTAACCAAGCGTTATCAAAAATGAAAAGAATCTTTCAAGACATTGAAGACCACAGTGAAAGTAAAGTTCTAAGTGATGATTACGAAAATACATCtagaaaaaaacaacattataatataggtaattGTGCTGAGAAAGATTTATATCAGGGATTTAATACGGCAGACTTTGAAGGAAAACAAATACAGGAAATTCCTAAAAAGTCAGAAAAAAGTGTTCAAGGTATTGATATAGTAGACGTAGAACATAGTAATGACAATGTCGATAAATTGAAAAAACATCACCCTTATCCAATAACTAACAGATCTGGGAATGCTATATGTCTAGACTTAACGGATAACAAAGATTCAGCACTAATTTCTGCTCTTGCGGAATCAAAAAGGATATTTGAAAATATGGATATAGATTgtgaagttaataaaataagtagagAGATCagtgaaaataaaactgaactTCCAATTAAAAGTCAACACAGTTTTATAGGATTTCATACAGCAAGTAACAAAAAGGTTAAAATATCAGAAgaagcacttttaaaaagtaagcaagtatttcaaaatatagatgatgatttaaaaaaagaactttcTCAAAAACCTTCGAAATTAAATCCCAATGACAAGAAATCATCTAGTAATTTTGGAATTCAAACAAATCAACACCTTACCATTGATTCTGAAAAATCTTTGAAGAATTGTAGAATTATATTAAATGATTTAGACAAATCTATGAATGCTAGTACTGATTCAAAATGGAATCAAGATGATAATATTTCTGAAAATATCGTTTTAGAAGATTTTAATACAGAGATAATAAGAGACTTCGAAGAAGTCGTTTATACAGaagattttgttaaaaatgagaCACGAAAAAGCAAAAGATCTGGTAGTCCGATATTGTCCTATCCTAAAGCAACGAAAAGAAAGAAATTTGAAACACCAATAATAACCAAAAAATTCGTTGCACCTATCATTAGTAAAAGTatagaaaaaatgtatacaaataacCTGTATAACTTTGATGAAGattataagaaaattaaaaagtactttttaaaAGACATAATTGAAATAGACAAATCAGAAAACATTCATAATGTAGATCCTCacatcttaaattttaaatttgatacacTACTAGATTTTGAGTTTACATCCAATAGAAATGACATAAATAGTGAACGATGGAtgacagataaaataaaaaagttattcacAGATTCTGTGAACAAAAGAATCATTCCTGAAGGTTGGATTGAAAATCATTTAAAGCTGATCATTTGGAAGCTTATTTCATACGAAATTCGGTTTCCTAAAGCTATGAAAAATGTCTGTAGCGTTAAAAATGTATTGGAACAGTTGAAATATAGGTACCAGAGGGAGCTTTATAATGTAGAAAGGCCGGCTTTGCGGAAGATTCTAGAGAAAGATGAAGTGTCTACTAAAAGGATGATTCTGGTTGTGGCTGGTCTATTTGTGGATGGTGTTAATGTATTGAG TGTTACAAATGAAATGCAGAACATAGAACTGCTCTTGACAGACGGGTGGTATACCGTAAAAGCGTCTACAGACAGAATGATCGACGGCTTAGTGCGCGACGGCAAGATTCGTGTTGGAACGAAACTGGCGGTACATGGTGCTGAACTGTTGAATTGTGAACAGGGGATCGCGCCTTGGGAG GACACATCTTCAGTACGCTTGAAAATAGCCGGCAACTCAACACGGCGCGCGAAGTGGGACGCGCGCCTCGGTTTCCATGGCAACGGCGCCATCTTGACCCGCCTGTCAGCTGTCAAGCCGGAGGGCGGGAAAATATCGCACCTGAGAACACTAGTCACAAGAGTGTACCCGCCTTTGTATATTGAGAAGTTTCCAGATGGCAGCActt TGACGCGCTCTGAACGTTTGGAACACATATACCAGATGAAGTACGAAACTGAACGCCAGATCCAAATGGAGAAGCTGTACGAGGAATTGGAGAGGTTCTCTGATCAG GAATCTCAGGACTCTGAAGGGCAATGTTTAGAAGATATAGCGATGGAGAGCGGCTCGCAAATATCAAGGCTGATGAAGAAGAGCAGAGATCGTGAGGAGTTCAGA GCGAACCTCACAAGCTCGCAGGCTCACCTCCTTCAGCAACACACTTTGAGACAGAAGGACAAACTCGTCCAGGCATTGCAGGACAAATTTCAGGAGCTAGTGAAGAAGCGAGGTTTTGACACGCCCAGGAATGTGGTTCCGCTGATGAAGGTCAGAATTGCTGATGTGGACACTGGAGGAGTCACTAAAG CAATGACTACAATATGGAAGCCAAATGAAACCATACAAGAAATGCTAACGGAAGGCGCGTGGATCGACCTCTATAACGTTGTTCCTACGTCAGTTAG ATACTCAGAGATACAAATATCAGCAGGCAGACAATCAGTTTTTCGAAGAGCGAAatcaaaagaaaatgaaaaactaaaaacctTAGCCCTTACATTAAAAAGACAATGCTACACTGCAAAAGACCTTCAAAACCCGTCTTTGAATACAGATTACAATGAAGTGGATACagttggtttaatatttttaatagaaccACAGACCGAAGAGTTCGAAAAGAATAATCAGCCGTTCCAAAACTTGTACCTGACGGatgaagataaaaatataatctgtGTTAATTTCTGGGGTGGTATTAAAAAATTCGGTTTCCAAAATATTTTGGTTGTTGGTCAAATTGTGACGTGTGTTAATTTACAGAAACGGGCTGGCAACACCAGGAAGAACATACCACAGTACCGTGCAACAGAATTATCATACTTcactaaaatatcaaaaatcgATTCCGTTAGAAAGATAGCGGACGATTTGACGGCTAAATTTTGTACTTTAGACAAGCGGAAGTTTATAGACGACTgtgttttattgaaaaataactaTCACAATATCAAGTGTGGCAACACTGAAAACGTTTCCCCGTACAGATTAAATACCAGCGACTATAACGtctacaaaaataaagttttcatcGAGTCCCCTCTAGTTCATTCTACGGATTTAAATCTTTCTGGTCTAGATTTCGAGTCTACTTTTAAACAAACCGAAACTCAAGACCTTTCACCTCAAACGTTACTAAGGAAAAGAAAGGTTAGTGAAAAAATCgccaaattaaaaatgtacgGCGAACCGCCTCCTTTGAGTAcaatacatataacaaacaaatCCAGTAACACAGTTAAAGCTTTCAAAAGCCCGTTTTCAAAGAATGAAATTGCCACCAGTGCTGCCAGCTCAATTTTACCCCGAAATTGTGGAGATAGCAATACTAATTCAGATTACAGTAACCAacataataaagaatataaagacCGCGTTACAAATTTACCCCAGAATAGGGTAGAATGTAAATCCACCAACTCTGATGCTTTACCCCAAaatgatgtaaataaaattgattctaGTCCAATATTAAATAGAACTTATGTTAAAAGAACCAGTATTAATcctgtgaaattaaatttttctaatGCTATTGAAACTAGTATTATAGACCCATTCGCCGAAGCTTTTGATGGCAGTCCGCCATtgagcttggatgtgaattttGTTACTTAA
- the LOC120628113 gene encoding enhancer of rudimentary homolog produces the protein MSHTILLVQPGPRPETRTYSDYESVNDCMEGVCKIYEEHLKRRNPNTPTITYDISQLFDFVDQLADLSCLVYQKSTNTYAPYNKDWIKEKIYVLLRQAAGQSE, from the exons ATG tccCACACAATTTTACTAGTTCAGCCGGGTCCTAGGCCAGAAACAAGGACGTATTCGGACTATGAGAGCGTTAACGACTGTATGGAAGGCGTTTGTAAGATATACGAGGAACATTTAAAAAGGCGAAATCCAAATACGCCGACAATAACATATGACATTTCTCAGTTGTTTGATTTTGTTGATCAG tTGGCAGACCTCAGCTGTTTAGTATACCAAAAGTCAACAAACACTTATGCACCGTATAATAAGGACTGGATAAAGGAGAAGATATATGTGTTGCTACGCCAGGCTGCAGGccaaagtgaataa